The region CGACCGTCCGAGCGGCGGACGAAGGTGCCCTGATAGGTGGCGGTGCGGACGAGGGTCTTCACCGGGTTTGGAACGGTAAAGGTGCCGGAGTAGTGGCCCACGGGATTGGCAATGAGCTTGAAGGTGACGCTGTTCGGATTGCCGGTCAGGGTCTTATCAACAATGACTGTCTGGACGACACCGGTGGTCTTCAGGTTGCGGATGCTGAAGGTGAAGGACTCGATCCCGGCCTGCAAGGAGCCGCCTTCTCTGAGGGAGAGGACTGCATTGTTGTTATCCTGATTTCTGAGGCCACCAATGACACCACCGCTGGCGGGAGGCTGCCATTTGCCACCGAAGAGGGTGAGTTCGATCTCATCAAACCCGGCGCGGTAGGCGAGTTCCTTGGACTTGGCATCGGCGGCCACCTTCTTCCAGAAGAGGGAACCATTGAAGCCGTTGCTGTCGAAGTCTGTGCCAGCAGGAGTGATGGCGGTGAAGCCCGCGAGGTAACCCTGGGTGAGGGTGAAGGCGGAGTAGAATGGCACATCGCCCTCCGGCCCGACGATGGAGGAGAAGGTGAACTTGCCACCATCGGCGGTGCGACCAACAAACGCCACAGTGCCTGCAGTGGTAACGGTGGCGGCACCAAAGCCGTTGCCCTGCGGGATATCGAGAATACCGACGAGATCTTCAGGAATGTCCAAACCGAAGGTGTAGCTGCCTGCGTAGCTGGTGGCTGCCAGATCGGAGCTACCGACCTTGGGCTTGGCGACCCAGGGGTTGCGGTAGCCTTCGATTCCGGTGCTGCCTCCGTTGAAGGGATCATCCAGGCGGCCTTCCATCGCCTGGGAGACGGGCTCGTCTGCATCGCCACTGAGGACGAACTGGACGGTGAGATTTGGCAGGCCCTTGCGGACAAAGCTGACGGTGGCCTGGCCTTCGGCTGCGGTGGCATCGCCAGTGATGAAGAGTTGGCCCTTCCCGGTAAGGGTGGTGGTGCCGAGGATGAGCTTGGCGGTGTAGGCGCCCTTGGTGGTGACGGCGACATCAAAACGGCCACCGAGCGGCGCGCCGGCCGATTCATCTGGGCTGACCAGACCGACGTAGTTACCAGCGAGGAAGGCGGGCAGCGCGACGACTTCTTCAAAGATGCTCACGCGAATGATGCCAGTGGTGAGCGGGGCGCTGCCGTCTTTCGAAATGACACAGGTGTAATCCCCGGAATCGAGGGCTGTGGCGTTCGGGATGGTGAGGGTATCAGTGGTCTGGCCGATGGGGTCTCCCTCTTTCAACCAGGCAAAGGTAAGGCCGGTGCCTTGATTCAGCACCTTGACGCTGACAGTGGTGCCTTCAGCCTGGACGATGCTGCGGGCGGAGGTATCCACGACGGCGAGGTCGAAATTGGCGATGAGCGTGTCGATGCTGTTGCGCACATCCACACCGTAGGTGCCTGCATCGGTGAGCTTCACGCTGGCGAAGGTGTAGGTGGGGAGGGTGGCCTTGGCGATGTTGGTCGCGCCTTTGCGCCACTGGTAGGCCAGGACGGGAGTGCCGGTGGCAGTGCCATTAAAGACCACCCTGCTGCCGAGACGGGCGAGCTGGGAACCGGGGGCCTGAACAAAGACAGGCGGGCCGTCGTTGTCCTGAATGGTGAGGGTGTGGACGTCGTCATCACCGGTGGTGACGCTGACGACGGAGGGAGTGCCCAGGGTGAGGATGACGGTTTCATCGGCATCCAGCGTGAGGTCGTCGCGGATGGCGACATTGACCGTGGCGCGGCTCTGGCCGATGAAGAAGCTGACGGAACCGGAGGCCGGGGTGGTGACAAAATCTCCGGTGGCCCCTTCAGATGCTGTGCCGCTGACGGTGAACGGAAGTGTGAATGCCTCCGTCGCAGGAGAGGTGAGAACGACCTCAACCGCCACGGTGCCTTCGGATTCCTGGTAAGAGCTTTCGGTTTCGTCAAAATTGGCAATGATGGCCGGGGCGGTGCCGAGGGTGGTGAAGATGCGGACGAGGCTCTGACCGGAACCGAGGATGTTTTCGGCCTCGACGATGACGGCGTAGCGGGAGCCGAGATCGAGATCGGTCAGTTCTTCAACCACGGTGACGGGGGTGCTGCCGCTGCCGATGATACCGAGATCGATCTCTGTTTCATCTTCGCTGCCGGTGAGCTTGATGAGCTTGAGGACGGCAGAGGTGGAGTTGCCGTTGGGATTGATCTTCACGGTGACGGTGGCGGAGTCTTCCGTGATGCTGGCGATGGACTGAAGCTCGACGATGGGGAACTCGGGGATGTCGAGCACCCAGACGTCGTTGTTGCTGTTGGCCCCGTTGGTGCCAGCGAAGATCATGAGATTGCCCTCGGCATCCGTAAAGGCGGAGGAGCCACGGCGTGCGCCGGGGGTGGAGGAGGGCGATGGCACGCCAAGCTGGCCGTAAGAAGCGAGGCCATTGAGGGCGGAGGAGCCTTTCAACCAAGTCCACTGGTACTCTTCGGTATCAAAGACCCAGACATCATTGAAATGACCGCTGCCCTGGCCGCCAAAGAGGAGGAGGGAACCATCGGAAGCGAGCCAGGAGGTGGCACCGGCGCGGGCCCCTGGGACGGTATTCAAGGCGTGGTCGCCGAGGGTGCCGTAAACGCCGACGGCATTGACAGCCTGGGAGCCGGAGATCCAGGTCCATTCATTGGAGATGAAGTCGAACTGCCAGAGGTCGTTCAGGTTGCCCAGCTTGGTGGCATTGCCACGGCCATTGCCGCCGAAGAGCCAAAGGTTACCGCTATTGCCCACCCAGGCGGCTGCGCCGGAGCGGCCACCGGGAACATTGCTGCTGGAAGGCTGGCCGAGAGCGCCATAGACGCCGATGGCATCGAGGCCGTTGCTGCCGCTGAGCCAGGTCCACTGGCCGAGAGCGATATCAAAGGCCCAGAGGTCATTGAGGAGGCCCACCTTGACGCCGGTGGCGGGAAGACCGCGACCGCCGAAAAGGAAGAGACGGCCCGAGGCATCCTTCCAGGAGACGGCATTGGTGCGTGCGCCGGGGGCATTGAGAGCATTGGGCTGGCCGAGGCTGCCGTAGGTGCCAGTGGCATTGGCGGTGCTGGCTCCGCCGACCCAGGTCCACTCATTTTCAGTCAGGTCATATTTCCAGAGATCATTGAGGAGACCCTTGGTGGCATTGGTGCCGCCGAAGACCCAGAGGACGCCATCATTGTCCTGCCACATGAGGGCACCGCTGCGGGCTGGCGGGACATTGGTTTCAGAAGCTTCGCCTTTGTTGCCGTAGCTGCCCGGGGCATTGACGTCTTTTCCGCCGCTGATCCAGGTCCACTCGCCGCTGGCGGAATCATAACTCCAGAGGTCGTTGAGGACGCCGGTCTTGGTGCCTTCGCCATAACCCAGACCGCCGAAGTGATAGGAGATGCCGCCGGAACTGCTGACGCTGGCAGCCTCGGTTCGGGCACCGGGCTTGTTGGCAGGGGCAGCTTCACCCACTGTGCCGTAGATACCGCGCTGCTTGGGGAGGTTGTCACCATCCACCCAGACCCAGGAGGGGATGTCCTGCTGGATCACGATCTGCACTGTGGCGGCGGCCGAATCGGCATTGCCGTCATTGACCTTGAAGGTGAAGGAATCGGTGCCGACGAAGCCCGGGCTGGGACGATAGGTAAAGCGGCCATCTGAGAAAAGAATGACGCTTCCGGAAACGGGCGAAGCCACCAGAGAGAAAGCGAGCGAATCATCGTTGCCATCGGTGCCTTCAAGCACTCCGGCAATGATATCGCCTGCGCGGCCGTAGATCTCCGTCGGGATGGCGACAGGGGCCTCATTTGGCGGTGGCTCGCTGATCGTGATGTTAATCGTGGCCGGAGCGGAGGTTTCGGGGCCGTCATCGGCCACGAAAGTGAAGCTGTCAGCCCCGAGCTGACCGACATTGGCGGTGTAGGTGTAGTTGCCGTTAGCCTGGACCTCGACGACGCCCTTGGTCGGATCAGTGACCTTGGCAAAGGTCAGCACGTCGTTATTGGCATCGGAGGCGGTGAGGACGCCATTTTTCGGCACGCCAGAGAAAGCGGCGAGCACGCCATCGTTAGCGATGGGGGCCACGTTTGAGGACGTGGTGGTCAAGATCATCTGGTACATCGCCAAAGGGCCGCTGCCCTGACCATAGTCGTGGGAACCTGGGCCGACCGAGCCGGAAAGGATGGCGGAGACACCGACAGGATTGATGGCCACTTCCAGGACGGAGGGCGGCAGGGTCTCCGAATCGACCGGAAAGAGCGTGTTCAGACGGATGAGCAGGTACTCCGTGGCATTGGTGCGGCTGGCACCTTTGTAGCCCCAGAAATAGATGGGGCTGCCACCGTATCCAGGGCGGACGGAGTTCCGGGTATCGAAATTCAGTTGCGCCTCAAAAGCTCCGGCCTCGCCGAGGCTGTCGAGGGCAAAGTCTGCGCCGAAAGGCTGGAAAGCGGCATTGAGGCCAGCGATGTCCCCGGCGGTGGCTTTGTTGGCGACTTCGATTTCTGAGAGGCCATTCATTCTCCCGACCACGCCACGGCCCGCCGTGCCCGCGATGCGGACGCCAGCCAGATCGGCAATGCCATGGTTGCCATTGCCTGCCGGGTTGTAGTTGGAAACCGTCAGCGAGGCACCCTGGCTGCTACCGATGAGCACAAGGCAACTGCCGAGGAGAGAGAAGAGTTTCTTCATAATCAAAGGAAAATCAAAAGGAGGGAGAGCGGAACCAGATCAGAAATTGCCCTGGTTCACCTGGATCTGGGTGGGTGCGCCACGGCGGAAGATGATGTAGGCACCGTCTGGAAGGGCCACGCCGGACTGGTCTGCAGAGCCTGCGCCAATGCGACGCCAGCCTGCGCCAGTGAGGCCGCCGCTGGAGTAGTAATACTGGGAGTAGCCCTGGCCATTCCAGATCAGCACGAGATCTGACTGAGTGGAAGCGATGCCGGAGGCGAGGCCCGTCTGCAGGCCGGAATTGCCCAGGGTGCGGCCTTCGGTGGAAGGGGTATCGCCTGCGGCATTCACGGGGCAGAGATTGGCGACCAGATTATTGCCGGTCTGGAGATTGACCATGGTTTTGCCGGGCTTGATCTGGCCGACGATGACGACGGATTTAGCCGAGCGAGCGCGGATGGCGATGCCGCCGCTGAATTCGAGAGGGACATTGGCTTGATCTGCCGCGCCCTGGCCGACCTGACGCCAGCCGACGCCATTGGAACCGCCCGTGGAATAGTAATATTCATCAAAGCCGGTGCCATTAGGAAGCTGGATGAGGTCTGCCGTGGCAGGATTTTCGCTGCCGGTGAGCAGGGCGGAATTGGTGGCACCGAAGACATCGGCGAGGGTCCAGAGCTTCCACACTTTGATGGTGGCGCCATCGGCCACACCTGCGGGGACGGCATCGGCGAGGACGATTTCATTGCCCGTGGCGACCGTATCCACGATGGCGCTGGTGAAACCGAGGCCGGTGCCTGCGCTGACGATCTCGACGGTGTGAGAAGGCAGGGAGCCGGGGTTGAACTGATTATCCGTGAGGGCCACCTGAGGAGCCCCCTGAACGAGGATGCGGGTGCGGTCGCCTGAGACATTGACGACAGCCTGCAACTCCATGGAAGGCAGGAGGGCAAAGCCGATGAAGTTGGTACCGGCCTGGAGATTCAGCGTCAGGAAGCCCATGACAGGCGTGGTGACGAGGGTCTGTGCGAGGGCCGCAGAGGCAATGAGGCAGGTGGCTGCAAGGCAAAAAAGTCGTTTCATGGTCATCAGCAAAGTTGAGAGAAAGGAGAACGCCAGAATATCCAATGTGCTAGTCTATGACATTGCCTGACAGAAGTTGAGAATATTTTTCAGAAAAAACTGGAACATAACCACCCGTTCTCACAGGGCTATCACCCTGAAATCGGACATCTGTTACAGAATTACCCTCAAATTTACTTCTTTTTCGGAACTTTTCCGTCAGGTAATGGGGTGGGGAGGAAGGCCAGACGGAGAGACATCCTGCAAGACTCGGAAAGAAAGGCTGCTATGGATTCGTGTCTCCACGTTGCCTTTTCCGCCCTCAGCTCACCCTCCCATGTCCGATACCGCTGCCGCCGCCGCCTTTGTCTCAGGTTATCAAAAACTCAAAAAAGCGCTCAGTCGGCGCATCGTCGGGCAGGAGGCGGTGATTGAGCAGGTGTTCATCGCCATCGCCGCCGGGGGGCACAGCCTGCTGGAAGGTGCGCCAGGTCTGGCCAAGACGCTGCTGGTGAAGTCCCTGGCGGATGCCATGCACCTGGGCTTCCGCCGTATTCAGTTCACCCCGGACCTGATGCCGGCGGACATTACGGGCACGGAGATCATCCAGGAAGATTCGGAGACCGGGCGGCGGAAGCTGGTGTTCCAGCGCGGCCCCATTTTCTCCCAGATCATCCTGGCGGATGAAATCAACCGAACCCCGCCGAAGACGCAGGCGGCCCTGCTGGAGGCGATGCAGGAAAAAAGCGTGACGGTGGGCCAGGAGACCTACATTTTGCCCAAACCCTTCTTTGTGCTGGCCACGCAGAACCCCATCGAGCAGGAAGGCACCTATCCCCTGCCCGAGGCGCAGAAGGACCGATTCCTGTTCCTGATCAAGGTGGACTACCCGAGCCGTGAGGAGGAACGCGAAGTCATCGCCCGGACCACGGGCGGGGTGCAGGAAGAGATCGAGGCGGTGATCACTGCCGAAGAATTGCAGGCGGCGCAGGCCCTGGCGCGGCAGGTGCCGGTGCCGGACCATGTGACGGACTTTGTGCTGGATCTGGTGCGTGCCACCCGGCCCAACGAGCCCGATGCCCTGCCCTATGTCAAAGAAATGGTGGGCTGGGGGGCGGGACCACGCGCCAGCCAGATGCTGGTGCTCGCAGGCAAAGTGCGCGCCCTGCTGCAAGGCCGCACGCACGTGACCACGGATGACATCGAAGCCCTGGCCCTGCCCGCCCTGCGTCACCGCATCGTGCCCACCTTCCATGCGGAGGCTGAAGGGGTGACGGTGGACATGATCGTGAAGGAGCTGATCCACAAGATCAAGAAGCCGGGAGCGAAGGTGCTGTGAAGGTGCCACCCCTGCGAGCAAATGAAGGCAAGTGCTGAGTTCTCAGTGCGCAGTGCTCAGAGTGCAAAACGACATCGAGACGTGAGTATGAAAGAAGCAACGGATACAGCCTTGGGGTTTGCGAAAGCCTTTTGGCAATTGAGGGTTTATCAAAAGACGCGGCTTCTGCAGGGATCTCTTTTTGAGGTATCGAAATCATTTCCGTCGGAAGAGAAATGGTCGCTAACCGACCAGATGAGAAGGGCTGTGCGCTCGGTAGGAGCCCAAATTGCAGAAGCTTGGGGGAAGCGGGATTACGTCAAACACTTCCAAAGCAAGCTCAGTGATGCCGAAGCTGAAAACCTGGAGACTCAACACTGGCTGATCACTGCTGTGGATGCAGGGTATCTGACCGCAGGTGATGCCCGCTCTTATTTTCAACTTTCTCAAGAGATCGGTCGCATGCTGGCGAGCATGACTCAGCGAGCCGATGAATTCTGCCCTGACTGGAAATCATCCAAGGTCAGCGAACCCTCGATGGAGTTTTTCATCGAATCCCATGAACTCTCCGATTTCCCATTCAGTCTGAGCACTGAGCACTGAGCACCTCCCCCCATGGCCACCCTTTCCTCCATTCTCGAAGCGGAAGACATCACGAGTCTGCAGAGCCTGCAGCTCTTTGCGCGGACGGTGGTGGAGGGTTTTACCACGGGCCAGCATGCCTCGCCGCATAAGGGGTTCAGCGTGGAGTTCCGCCAGCATCGGCCCTATGTGCAAGGGGATGACATCCGGCGTCTGGACTGGAAGATCTTTG is a window of Prosthecobacter algae DNA encoding:
- a CDS encoding Kelch repeat-containing protein, whose amino-acid sequence is MKKLFSLLGSCLVLIGSSQGASLTVSNYNPAGNGNHGIADLAGVRIAGTAGRGVVGRMNGLSEIEVANKATAGDIAGLNAAFQPFGADFALDSLGEAGAFEAQLNFDTRNSVRPGYGGSPIYFWGYKGASRTNATEYLLIRLNTLFPVDSETLPPSVLEVAINPVGVSAILSGSVGPGSHDYGQGSGPLAMYQMILTTTSSNVAPIANDGVLAAFSGVPKNGVLTASDANNDVLTFAKVTDPTKGVVEVQANGNYTYTANVGQLGADSFTFVADDGPETSAPATINITISEPPPNEAPVAIPTEIYGRAGDIIAGVLEGTDGNDDSLAFSLVASPVSGSVILFSDGRFTYRPSPGFVGTDSFTFKVNDGNADSAAATVQIVIQQDIPSWVWVDGDNLPKQRGIYGTVGEAAPANKPGARTEAASVSSSGGISYHFGGLGYGEGTKTGVLNDLWSYDSASGEWTWISGGKDVNAPGSYGNKGEASETNVPPARSGALMWQDNDGVLWVFGGTNATKGLLNDLWKYDLTENEWTWVGGASTANATGTYGSLGQPNALNAPGARTNAVSWKDASGRLFLFGGRGLPATGVKVGLLNDLWAFDIALGQWTWLSGSNGLDAIGVYGALGQPSSSNVPGGRSGAAAWVGNSGNLWLFGGNGRGNATKLGNLNDLWQFDFISNEWTWISGSQAVNAVGVYGTLGDHALNTVPGARAGATSWLASDGSLLLFGGQGSGHFNDVWVFDTEEYQWTWLKGSSALNGLASYGQLGVPSPSSTPGARRGSSAFTDAEGNLMIFAGTNGANSNNDVWVLDIPEFPIVELQSIASITEDSATVTVKINPNGNSTSAVLKLIKLTGSEDETEIDLGIIGSGSTPVTVVEELTDLDLGSRYAVIVEAENILGSGQSLVRIFTTLGTAPAIIANFDETESSYQESEGTVAVEVVLTSPATEAFTLPFTVSGTASEGATGDFVTTPASGSVSFFIGQSRATVNVAIRDDLTLDADETVILTLGTPSVVSVTTGDDDVHTLTIQDNDGPPVFVQAPGSQLARLGSRVVFNGTATGTPVLAYQWRKGATNIAKATLPTYTFASVKLTDAGTYGVDVRNSIDTLIANFDLAVVDTSARSIVQAEGTTVSVKVLNQGTGLTFAWLKEGDPIGQTTDTLTIPNATALDSGDYTCVISKDGSAPLTTGIIRVSIFEEVVALPAFLAGNYVGLVSPDESAGAPLGGRFDVAVTTKGAYTAKLILGTTTLTGKGQLFITGDATAAEGQATVSFVRKGLPNLTVQFVLSGDADEPVSQAMEGRLDDPFNGGSTGIEGYRNPWVAKPKVGSSDLAATSYAGSYTFGLDIPEDLVGILDIPQGNGFGAATVTTAGTVAFVGRTADGGKFTFSSIVGPEGDVPFYSAFTLTQGYLAGFTAITPAGTDFDSNGFNGSLFWKKVAADAKSKELAYRAGFDEIELTLFGGKWQPPASGGVIGGLRNQDNNNAVLSLREGGSLQAGIESFTFSIRNLKTTGVVQTVIVDKTLTGNPNSVTFKLIANPVGHYSGTFTVPNPVKTLVRTATYQGTFVRRSDGRFQSAGFFLLAQPPEPGQTVKTAPQLSGQAQIGGPR
- a CDS encoding TIGR02597 family protein, with product MKRLFCLAATCLIASAALAQTLVTTPVMGFLTLNLQAGTNFIGFALLPSMELQAVVNVSGDRTRILVQGAPQVALTDNQFNPGSLPSHTVEIVSAGTGLGFTSAIVDTVATGNEIVLADAVPAGVADGATIKVWKLWTLADVFGATNSALLTGSENPATADLIQLPNGTGFDEYYYSTGGSNGVGWRQVGQGAADQANVPLEFSGGIAIRARSAKSVVIVGQIKPGKTMVNLQTGNNLVANLCPVNAAGDTPSTEGRTLGNSGLQTGLASGIASTQSDLVLIWNGQGYSQYYYSSGGLTGAGWRRIGAGSADQSGVALPDGAYIIFRRGAPTQIQVNQGNF
- a CDS encoding MoxR family ATPase codes for the protein MSDTAAAAAFVSGYQKLKKALSRRIVGQEAVIEQVFIAIAAGGHSLLEGAPGLAKTLLVKSLADAMHLGFRRIQFTPDLMPADITGTEIIQEDSETGRRKLVFQRGPIFSQIILADEINRTPPKTQAALLEAMQEKSVTVGQETYILPKPFFVLATQNPIEQEGTYPLPEAQKDRFLFLIKVDYPSREEEREVIARTTGGVQEEIEAVITAEELQAAQALARQVPVPDHVTDFVLDLVRATRPNEPDALPYVKEMVGWGAGPRASQMLVLAGKVRALLQGRTHVTTDDIEALALPALRHRIVPTFHAEAEGVTVDMIVKELIHKIKKPGAKVL
- a CDS encoding four helix bundle protein, with product MKEATDTALGFAKAFWQLRVYQKTRLLQGSLFEVSKSFPSEEKWSLTDQMRRAVRSVGAQIAEAWGKRDYVKHFQSKLSDAEAENLETQHWLITAVDAGYLTAGDARSYFQLSQEIGRMLASMTQRADEFCPDWKSSKVSEPSMEFFIESHELSDFPFSLSTEH